The Acinetobacter calcoaceticus sequence CATCAGGTACTAATTTTTAGCAATTTATTACGTGATCGACTCCGTCAGCAAACTGTTGAACCGACCCAATTTCTTGAACATGCCTATTTAAATAACTCTTCACTTGATTATTTAAATGAGCATATTAATGCCCCACAATTTGTCTTAGAAAATATTCAAAAAGATTTGGTTAAAGTGCTTAAAAATTGCGAGATTAGCGATATTATCTACAGCACACTGAATCGTCATATTGTGGAGTTAGGCAATATTCAAGCAGGTTGTGACCGAATTGCTGGGACACCTTTGCCCTACTCATATTCAGTACTTTTACATCGTGCTGTTTACTGTTTTTGTTTTATATTACCTTTTAGCCTAGAAGCAACTTTAGGCATCTGGACACCGCTTATTGTTGGTCTTATTGCTTATATGTTTTTAGGTTTAGATGCCTTAAGTGCCCAAATTGAAGAACCTTTTGGTTTGCAAGAAAATGATTTACCGCTCGATTCAATTGTTCGCCTGATTGAACGAGAGTCTTTAAGCTCTTTAGGGCAGCCATTACCGCCTATTATTGAAGCCAAAAATAACAATTTACTTTAATAAAAAAGAGCGAATCATCGCTCTTTTTTATGGGTTTATCATTTCATTTATGGCTGTACAATAATTTTAACCGCTGACTCATTATTATGAATTAAGGTATCAAAACCTTGTGAAATCAAATCGTCCAGTTGAATACGCTGAGTGATGAAAGGCTCTAAATTTATTTTACCCTCTTCAACCAGCTTAATGGTTTCCTGATGGTCATTTACGTAGGCAATTGTACCTCGTACATCAAGCTCCTTCATTACCACACTATGCACATTAATTGATGCTGGATGGCTCCAAATCGAAACAATCACAATGACTCCAGTCGATCTAGTTGCAGTCACCAAAGTATCTAATACTTTATTAACGCTACTACATTCAAACGCAACATCGACGCCATCACTATTGGTGATCTTCATAACCTCAGAAACCACATCAACTTCTGACGGGTCTAAAATATAATCTGCAACTCCTGACTCTTTTGCTTTTTCCTTACGTTTTGCACTCAACTCGGTAATGATGACAGTAAGCCCTTTCGCTTTTAAAATTGCCGAAAGTAGTAAACCAATTGGCCCTGCACCACCAACCAGAGCAATATCACCAGCTTTGGCGCCACTTCGTACAAAAGCATGATGACCAACCGATAACGGTTCAATTAATGCTGCTTGGTCTAATGGAATTTTGTTGGAAATTGGATGTACCCAACGGCGTTTAACCGCAATTTTTTCCGATAACCCGCCGCCACGACCACCTAAACCAATAAAATTCATGTTTTTTGAAAGATGATAATTATCGTCCGGCCCAGTCGGCACATCGTCAGCCACAATATAAGGCTCTACCACTACATGTTGACCGATTTCAATATCATCAACACCTTCACCTACCGCATAGACCACACCTGAAAACTCATGTCCCATCGTAATCGGAGCTGATTCACCTGAAATAGGATGTGGATGTCCACACGGTGGAATAAAAATTGCTCCTTCCATGAACTCATGCAAATCTGTACCACAAATTCCACACCAAGCAACCTTAATGCCTACAGTGCCAGCAGTGACTTCTGGTTCTGGGATATCTTCAATACGGATATCGCCTCTGTCATAAAAACGTGCTGCTTTCATTATTATCTCCCTCAAATCAGGATGTTGTTTTAGCGATAGACTATTCCGCCGTCCGTTAAAATCGATTGACCCGTAATGTAATCTGAATCTTCACTCGCCAGAAAAGCAACTAATGCGGCTACATCGTCTGGCGTTTGGGCTCTACCTAAAGCAATGCCTTCTACATACTTTTTATAAGTTTCACCTATAGCCGCACCAGTAATTTCAGCAAAACGTTTATCAATTTCAACCCACATGTCGGTTCCGACAATTCCAGGGCAATATCCATTTACCGTAATACCGTGACTGGCATATTCTTTTGCGGCGGCTTGGGTAAGCGCACGTACTGCAAACTTGGTAGCAGAATAAACACCCAGCAAAGCAAACCCATCGTGGCCTGCAATTGAGCAAGCATTAATAATTTTACCTTTATGTTGGCGTTGTTTAAATTTTGCAGCAGCAGCCTGTATTCCCCACAGTACACCGCCAATATTGATATCAACGATTTTATGAAACTCATCTGGTGTGGTATCTGCAATCGCCTGAACCTGAGCGATACCAGCATTATTAATCATGACATCAAACCCACCAAGAGTTTGCTCAGCATGATTTATAGCGGCATACACTTGCTCGCGGTCACTGACATCGGCAATAAATGTGCTCGCATTTACACCTAAAGCCTGAATTTCCTGTTGCA is a genomic window containing:
- a CDS encoding bestrophin family protein → MIVRDKSNVFKLLFAWKGTILPKVLPALSIVILISALIVFLSFYHVIQIPTVPTIGFTIFGVILSICTGFRNNACYDRWWEGRKLWGALIANARHIVRDSHVLSDEQREHLIHQVLIFSNLLRDRLRQQTVEPTQFLEHAYLNNSSLDYLNEHINAPQFVLENIQKDLVKVLKNCEISDIIYSTLNRHIVELGNIQAGCDRIAGTPLPYSYSVLLHRAVYCFCFILPFSLEATLGIWTPLIVGLIAYMFLGLDALSAQIEEPFGLQENDLPLDSIVRLIERESLSSLGQPLPPIIEAKNNNLL
- a CDS encoding 2,3-butanediol dehydrogenase, with product MKAARFYDRGDIRIEDIPEPEVTAGTVGIKVAWCGICGTDLHEFMEGAIFIPPCGHPHPISGESAPITMGHEFSGVVYAVGEGVDDIEIGQHVVVEPYIVADDVPTGPDDNYHLSKNMNFIGLGGRGGGLSEKIAVKRRWVHPISNKIPLDQAALIEPLSVGHHAFVRSGAKAGDIALVGGAGPIGLLLSAILKAKGLTVIITELSAKRKEKAKESGVADYILDPSEVDVVSEVMKITNSDGVDVAFECSSVNKVLDTLVTATRSTGVIVIVSIWSHPASINVHSVVMKELDVRGTIAYVNDHQETIKLVEEGKINLEPFITQRIQLDDLISQGFDTLIHNNESAVKIIVQP
- a CDS encoding acetoin reductase, producing MVKGLKDKVALVTGAAQGIGRGIALRLAQEGAHIALVDMKQDRLNDVQQEIQALGVNASTFIADVSDREQVYAAINHAEQTLGGFDVMINNAGIAQVQAIADTTPDEFHKIVDINIGGVLWGIQAAAAKFKQRQHKGKIINACSIAGHDGFALLGVYSATKFAVRALTQAAAKEYASHGITVNGYCPGIVGTDMWVEIDKRFAEITGAAIGETYKKYVEGIALGRAQTPDDVAALVAFLASEDSDYITGQSILTDGGIVYR